A genomic segment from Alistipes senegalensis JC50 encodes:
- the tgt gene encoding tRNA guanosine(34) transglycosylase Tgt, producing MKFTLQHKDPSSRARAGELETDHGTIRTPIFMPVGTAATVKGIFHRDVRDEARAQIILANTYHLYLRPGMEIIEKAGGVHRFSTWEGPMLTDSGGFQVFSLAACRKLKEEGCHFRSHIDGSKHLFTPESVIDTERTIGADIMMAFDECPPGDAPREYAAKSLDLTERWLDRCFNQYHRTAPKYGHYQALFPIVQGCTYPDLRARAAENVKRYDADGYAIGGLAVGEPTEVMYEMIEVVDAILPEDRPRYLMGVGTPVNILEGIARGVDMFDCVMPTRNGRNGQLFTAEGVINIRNKKWEDDFSPIDPAGTAFVDTLYSKAYLHHLTVCGEMLAAQIASLHNIAFYLRLVGAAREHILAGDFAAWKEGMVAKLQKRL from the coding sequence ATGAAATTTACCCTGCAACATAAAGACCCGTCGTCCCGCGCCCGTGCGGGCGAACTCGAGACCGACCACGGCACGATCCGCACCCCGATCTTCATGCCCGTAGGCACGGCGGCCACGGTCAAAGGCATCTTCCACCGCGACGTGCGCGACGAGGCGCGGGCCCAGATCATTCTGGCCAACACCTACCACCTCTACCTGCGTCCCGGCATGGAGATCATCGAGAAGGCCGGCGGCGTACACCGCTTCTCGACCTGGGAGGGCCCGATGCTCACCGACAGCGGCGGATTTCAGGTCTTCTCGCTCGCGGCGTGCCGCAAGCTGAAAGAGGAGGGATGCCATTTCCGTTCGCATATCGACGGCTCGAAGCACCTCTTCACGCCCGAGAGCGTGATCGACACCGAGCGGACGATCGGCGCCGACATCATGATGGCCTTCGACGAATGCCCCCCGGGCGACGCCCCACGCGAATACGCCGCCAAGTCGCTGGACCTCACGGAGCGGTGGCTCGACAGATGCTTCAACCAATACCACCGCACCGCGCCGAAATACGGACACTATCAGGCGCTGTTCCCCATCGTACAGGGATGCACCTATCCCGACCTGCGGGCCCGAGCCGCCGAGAACGTGAAGCGATACGACGCGGACGGCTATGCCATCGGCGGACTGGCCGTCGGAGAACCGACCGAGGTGATGTACGAGATGATCGAAGTGGTCGATGCCATCCTGCCGGAGGACCGCCCCCGCTATCTGATGGGAGTCGGCACGCCGGTGAACATCCTCGAAGGAATCGCCCGCGGCGTCGATATGTTCGACTGCGTGATGCCGACGCGCAACGGCCGCAACGGACAGCTGTTCACGGCCGAAGGGGTCATCAACATCCGCAACAAGAAGTGGGAGGACGACTTCTCGCCGATAGACCCCGCGGGAACGGCGTTCGTAGACACGCTCTACTCGAAAGCCTATCTCCACCACCTGACGGTCTGCGGCGAGATGCTCGCGGCGCAGATCGCCTCGCTGCACAACATCGCCTTCTACCTGCGGCTGGTCGGGGCGGCCCGCGAACACATCCTCGCCGGGGATTTCGCGGCGTGGAAGGAAGGGATGGTCGCCAAACTGCAAAAAAGGCTCTGA
- a CDS encoding glycosyltransferase gives MQFFDDFLACYGWEGAALAGSMLLLLCVQFHYYIFAYGRIPGYKNSRRAAELDSEPPVSVVVPLFSEDYSFVEERLPLILAQNYPDFEVVIVYVGHDADFYEDLARLKQSFPQIATTKIQLDPRFPISRKMALNVGIKSAHYECMVFTSTDAVPQTDRWLSLMAKGFMRGEIVVGYCGVERRKGFANYMMRTWRMMHSANWIARAVRRRAYRGTLHNYGFTKRIYFGANGFSHLNMNIGEDDLFMQQVMTRDNVSVILSPRATLREKTWGGMGWWMSQLRYYGSAFRFYPQAVRTYVGWELWSRVLFFATAACALAVMPLEYKIAALALVIVRYVVVALEVRRVARRLGESGIMGRYFIYDLLSPLWAAALWVMLLRRDDRVWR, from the coding sequence ATGCAGTTCTTCGATGATTTTCTGGCATGCTACGGCTGGGAAGGGGCGGCCCTCGCGGGGTCGATGCTCCTTCTGTTGTGCGTGCAGTTCCATTACTATATTTTCGCCTACGGCCGCATTCCCGGTTACAAGAACAGCCGGCGGGCTGCGGAGCTGGATTCCGAGCCGCCCGTGTCGGTGGTCGTGCCGCTCTTTTCCGAGGACTATTCGTTCGTCGAGGAGCGCCTGCCGCTGATCCTGGCCCAGAACTACCCCGATTTCGAGGTGGTGATCGTCTACGTGGGCCACGACGCGGATTTTTACGAGGACCTCGCGCGGCTCAAACAGTCGTTTCCGCAGATCGCCACGACGAAGATCCAGCTCGACCCGCGTTTCCCGATTTCGCGCAAGATGGCGCTCAACGTGGGCATCAAGTCGGCGCATTACGAGTGCATGGTCTTCACCTCGACCGACGCCGTGCCGCAGACCGACCGCTGGCTGTCGTTGATGGCCAAGGGTTTCATGCGCGGGGAGATCGTCGTGGGGTATTGCGGCGTGGAGCGCAGGAAGGGATTTGCGAACTACATGATGCGCACCTGGCGGATGATGCACTCCGCCAACTGGATCGCCCGGGCCGTGCGGCGCCGCGCCTACCGGGGTACGCTGCACAACTACGGCTTCACCAAACGCATCTACTTCGGCGCCAACGGATTCAGCCATCTCAACATGAACATCGGCGAAGACGACCTGTTCATGCAGCAGGTTATGACCCGCGACAACGTGAGCGTCATCCTCTCGCCGCGCGCCACGCTGCGCGAAAAGACATGGGGCGGCATGGGTTGGTGGATGAGCCAGTTGCGTTATTACGGTTCGGCCTTCCGCTTTTACCCGCAGGCGGTGCGCACCTACGTCGGCTGGGAGCTCTGGTCGCGGGTGCTCTTCTTCGCCACGGCGGCCTGCGCCCTGGCGGTGATGCCCCTGGAATATAAGATCGCGGCGCTGGCGTTGGTGATCGTCCGTTACGTCGTCGTGGCTCTCGAAGTGCGGCGCGTCGCCCGGCGGCTGGGCGAGTCCGGAATCATGGGCCGCTATTTCATCTACGACCTGTTGAGCCCGCTGTGGGCCGCGGCGCTGTGGGTCATGCTGCTCCGCCGTGACGACCGCGTATGGAGATAG
- a CDS encoding RNA polymerase sigma factor: protein MEIADYIVAEDRELVDRVLEGDNTAFEYLFNRYRDAIHRLFVQRLGGANDADDLLQETFIKVYINIHRYSADYTFGQWVYTIARNTFIDFVRRRQDDLSIDDRFYAPASSAPTPEESVINLQQRSQIEQYLDRLAPRYRQLILMRFFEEYSYEEIAAKLALPLGTVKTQIHRAREQMCRLIAAGENK from the coding sequence ATGGAGATAGCCGACTATATCGTAGCCGAGGACCGGGAGTTGGTCGATCGGGTGCTCGAAGGGGACAATACCGCTTTCGAGTACCTCTTCAACCGTTACCGCGACGCGATCCACCGTCTGTTCGTGCAGCGGTTGGGCGGTGCGAACGACGCCGACGATCTGTTGCAGGAGACCTTTATCAAGGTCTATATCAACATTCACCGTTACAGCGCCGATTACACCTTCGGACAGTGGGTCTACACCATCGCCCGCAACACCTTCATCGACTTCGTGCGGCGGCGTCAGGACGACCTGTCGATCGACGACCGCTTCTATGCCCCTGCGTCGAGCGCCCCGACCCCCGAGGAGAGCGTCATCAACCTCCAGCAGCGGTCGCAGATCGAGCAGTACCTCGACCGGCTGGCGCCCCGTTACAGGCAGCTGATCCTGATGCGCTTCTTCGAGGAGTACTCCTACGAGGAGATCGCCGCGAAGCTGGCCCTGCCGCTGGGGACGGTCAAAACCCAGATACACCGCGCCCGGGAGCAGATGTGCCGGCTGATCGCCGCGGGCGAAAACAAATGA